One Drosophila teissieri strain GT53w chromosome X, Prin_Dtei_1.1, whole genome shotgun sequence genomic window, CAAACTACACAACTACACGCCAAATAAAAGGGCATGCGTGCCCTCCGTTTTTGCTACCCCAAGCATCTTTCCCCCCCTGAATACCCCCATCTTCAAAAGCAAGGCGGCCCAAAGTATTGTAGAGGAAATCAAAGCCCCCCGCCACCCAACCCCCTGTGATAAAGCCACTGCATGCAGCGCCTCGGCGCCAATcagaaatcaatcaaaaagAAATCCTAGCAAAGAGTGACACCCCCTTCTTTTCCAACCAGATTAAATCTGAAAGCGGCTTCAGAGTAGTTATTCGCCATTTACACCCTTCCACCCCTTGCACATGGATAACTAGTGAGTTGCAGAAGCTCGGCCTCCAGTCCAAGTTTGCACGGAATATGATCAATCCTGCAACTGGAGGCCCGATGCGGATGCACGAACTAGAAATTGTCTAAGTCAAGGATGGCAGCCACCAGCGGATTCTCTCCATAAAAGAGCTAGGCGGGCAAAGGGTGGAAGTTGAAAGGAAGAATAGGACGAGGGAGCCGGTTCAGTGCTTCAGGTGCCAGGGGTTCAGGCATGCTAGAAATACATGCATGAAGCCCCCAAGGTGCATGAAGTGCGCCGGCCAGCACTGGTCTAGCGAATGCACAAAGCCAAGATCAACCCCCGCCTCCTGTTTTAACTGCAACGGAAACCACATCAGCGCATACAAGGGGTGCCCTGCCTATAAggcaaagaaacaaaaactagCAGTCAACAGGATAGATTTCCACAAAATTAGGTCAACAATGGAcgtaaaaaccaacaaatatgaACGGCAGCCCCCCCTCCCATTCAACAAGACCCCCCGACTACCATATAGTACCGAAATAGCCGAAGCCCGAAAGGAAGCCGCCAGGAAGTCTACAATGAATCCGTTCCTGCAAAATGTGAGGGATAGTAGACCAAATCAACCACGTTTTTCTTTACATGAAGCTGCCATACAAACACGCCTAAATAAATGGCGCCGGAATGCAGACAAGGTCTCCACAAATGGCAGGATCAATCCCAAGGTCAAGGCCCCAAACATGGCTAGAAACCCAGCGCAAAGACATCTGGAAAAATTCCAGAACAGGCTTCGAAATGAACAAAATGTGCATAAGGAAcagaaaaatgtataaaaaacaaCGAACCGCAAACAGGAAAATGACGACAGCCCCCCGACAACGAGCAGAGCTGCCATGGCAAATCTGAAGCCAAGGATTGTGAAGGAGAAAACTTCACCTGAAAATACCAACACTCTTCCGAAAAATAGTCACCCCGACGACCCCGTCATTAAACTAGCAAATAGAGTTGACAATTTGGAAAAGAAGATTGACATTTTAATGGCTTTAATTATACAAGGAAGACAAAATGACCCAGATATGGAAACGTCgatttaactttaattaaaataagacTGCTAAAAGACTGAAAAAAGACTAAAATGGCATGTTCAGACGAAAAGCGAAGCAGCAACTAGGGTATAGCGGCAACAACTCGCCTAATTTCCCTCTTGACAACCTGTAAACAAGGAAAtaactataaataatattatataaaatatcaaaacgcCACTCACCAGCAAGCAATCCGGACGAAAAGCCTCTTGACGATGTATTCCTGCTGATCCCTACGAAGAGGACGTGAAGGATGTCACCCACTAGGACCCGCATAGATGAATTCAACGCGCGGCAAAAACATGATGAATATCCTTCGAAATGTCCTGAAACAACAGCTGCAATCTCTCCGAAAGCCGTACTCGACGATAAAAGACGACCCGACTTGGCGAAATGGATAAACTAACTTTTTGGCACttaaaacacaataaacataCAATGTTTTGATGCCATCTCCATACTGAGATTCCCCCACGATTTTATAGACCCTAGGCGTGGTGCTGCCGACCCGTCAAAAGGTCGAAATCGTGACCCTTGAAATTGACTTTTTTCCTTAGAAATGTAATATCGACGAAATCTTTGTTAAagattgaaataatttaatcaaaacataaaacagagagctatataataatatatataaaacattaacaATGTTTTGATGCCGTCTCTATGTTAAGAAGCCCCCTCGATTTTGTTGACCCTTGGCGCGGCGCTGCTGACCCGGCAAAAGGTCAAAATCGTGACTCTTGAATTCGACTTTTTCCTGGTAGCAACGGTATACTGACAACATCCCTGAAAAagaatataacaaattaataaaagcataaaactaCGCAACTTACTACTTCCCGACTCGACGTAACCGAAAATAGAGATTTTGGCACTTAAAACATATAAAGCGTATCATGTTTTGATGCCATTTCCATGTGGTGATGCCCCCTCGACTTTCTTGACCTTGGGCGCGGCGCTGCTGACCCGGCAAAAGGTCGAAATCGTGACCCTTAAATTTTGACCTTTCTCCCGCAGCATTAGAATACTGACGCTGACCctgaaaaagaataaaataaatcaataaaagcataaaactaCGCAACTGACTACTTCCCGACTCGACGTAACCGAAAATGGAGATTTTGGCacttaaaacatataaaacgTATAATGTTTTGATACCGTCTCCATGTGGGGATGCCCCTTCGACTTTCTGGACCCTAGGCGAGGCGCTGCTGACCCGGCAAAAGGTCGAAATCGTGACCCTCGAATTTGACTTTTTCCCGCAGCAAGGTTACACTGACGAAACCCttgaaaaagaagaaaataaattagttaaagCATAAAACTACGCAACTGACTACTAGAAAcaagaaataatataaatctTACCTTTAAATAGACGAATTCATTTTACATGCGTAACCCTAGCGCAACGCAACTGTCGCAGCAAACTGACGAGAATTAATGGCGTCTCCATGCCACAGTCTACCCTCGTCACAGTGGACCACAGTGCGTGGCGCTGCTGATGTCGGTAGTGAAAAAATTCGCGCACTCCAAATTCGTCTTTTTCCCCTCAATGACTTCCAGTGACAACTATTGCGTCCAATCCACGGCACTGCATATCCAGCCCATGCTACTTCCAAATCGAACTCGGCAGCTCTCCTGTAAAAAATAGAgcaattgttaataaattacaaaccAGAAAAACAACTGGAAATTAATAACAACGACAACGCCCCTCTCTGccaatacaaacaaataactagGGTCCGAGGCTCTTCAAAATGCCTGTTGTCTGACTACAcgaatttgcacatttttattagCCTCTCATCCCTTGatttccaaattaaaaactCCCGGACAACTGGACCTGTAAAAGAAAAGACAAATGCCAAtcagacaaaaacaaaaaattaaacacatAGGCACAATTTTCTACATCCAATTCCATGGACTTTCTCGAGCGGCGGCCTACGGCAAAGCATTTTGGCCCGGCGATTATAAGATGCTCCTCTATTCCTGGCGAGATGGCCTACGAAAGCGGCAATTCTGACGACTTCAAGTCAATTATGACCTCCCTGCCGATTCCTGAAGGACACTAGCTGAGATGCAGAAACTTTTCGGACCTTGCAACGAGACGGCGGCGCGGGAACTGATAGCGTTCTGGACCCTGAAACGGGACGGCGGCGCGGGAACTGACAGCGTTCTGGACCCTCCTGACAACTGGAGAAAAAACCAGAGAACGGGTTGGCAGCTTATTGGCAGACGTAGCGCGTAACGAATCCACTTAAAGCGATGAGTTCCCTGCCCAAATTCAGGCAGACTCCACCGCCAAACGGTGCACCACGACCCGGTGGTGCCAGCAACTCTAAAATGACCACAATGACGGCTGCGCGGGATCCACATCGGAACTTCAATGTTGACGACTGGCGGAGTGcctgcaatttaaatgaaaattgcaaacgaaaaataacGGCCGCTGTTGTGGTAGGAAGTACCACATACGACAGCTGCGTTAAAATATCCACCACGAATTACTCACCTGCAACGCTGGTCCAACTCAAATGTTGCAAGTTGCGCGCACCCTGCGACTGCAACAAATTGGGCCAAACATCCCCAATTCTCCACCGGCAATGACTCCTGAGGTCTCCAGTGACTTGGTGCTTCCGTCCTTCTGTCGGGGGTACCTgtaaagagaaataaaaagcaatattaaattcaaacCTAAAGACTTTGTAAACATTTGGCAGTTTGAAAATGTTAACAAAGAAAACAGCTGATAATGTTACCATCTACGCAGTCCACCATGAACTTACTTAAATGCAAGCCGGCCCGATTTAAATTCGCAAGTGGCGCGCACCCTGTGCACAAACTGGGCCATACATCTTTAAATTTCCACCGACGACGACTCCAGAGGATTCCAGCGACTTGGTGCTTCCGTCCCTCTGGCGGGGGTACCtgtaaagaaaaagaaaaatctatttaaaactcaaaacttaaaacttttgtaaatatttacacaattagaaaatgtaaacaaagataacaTATGTTAATGTTACCAGTCCACGCAATGGCAAGAAAATACTAACTTAAACCTAAACTATACTTACCACACTTGTCCAACCCTTATACTCGCCTCACCAATGTACGGATTCAAAAATGCAACTAATTGTACCTATATATTGCACTCGGTGCAATCAGAGGCAAAATAAATGCGTGGATGCGGAACAGAAGTCATTCTGTCTCCGTACTTCCACaagtaaagttaaaaaaaaaaaaaagtatttttatatgtaCCATCGCGAGCAAAAAACTGTCATATTATTATGAAACATATTATTGgtttttttcgaagtagttcgGAGCAAtgaccgaaaatgagagtgagaggagacaaaatccgagtcgacaaaaaaaaaaagctatgTATAGCCTACTGAATACCGTTGTAATAATTGGTGCGATTTCtatatagttttaagtgtatatataatttatatttgttgatttaaggattttaagtGTTGTAAgaattaaactgtcgctataggcaacgcaaattacgtttttaattatttgtctctgtaattctaattacacgggatcattatggtcggaaataccctggcacccgcctgtcagaattttcggtttcgtttaccgtcccccttttcttttgaatttgcattaaattgtAGAAAGTGACAAGTGGTGTTTGcttgaaacattttcaacgttaaatatataaagtcgGTATTTAAAGGGTTTCGTGTTGATAAATTAGCgtagctaattgcattccaaacgGCATGACTTTgcgaaaagtctttaaaatacaaagtcggtttagcaaaacaattaaaaaaactatCAGTGTTTCTCCAATTGCCGGACGTACTGATCATCGATATAAACATTGACGGACTtccaatttttaaaagttctAGGGCACAGTTATAGGGCATTCttctaagaataaataatatccaTGGCCGCCCCGTATTGCCAATTGGAGTTTTTATGGGACATAATAAGCGTTATAATAACGAAGAGAAATTTGTGTCCGAAACTtccgaaattattaaaaatggtttaacaatttctaataaaaaaattggtttgaATTTAGAGCCATAGTTTGTGATGCTCCTGCTCGAGCATTTATTACTGCCACGCCTGGAGCCATGGTTGCAGCAAATGTACCCAGGTAGGACGAAAAGTAGATTCTGTATTGACATTTAGCACTGAACGTGGTGAATTGATTACAGATGAAAACTTTAGGCACAGGACATATCGTAACCACCATAAAGAATATTTAACTGTTCAGTCCGCTTAAGAAAAACTTGGGGTTCTAATTGTAACTCAAGTCCCTTTAGATTGCATGCACCTTATTGATTTGGGTGTCATgcgaaaatttttaaaaagaatagtggaaaataaaatagagcaAGAATATAGGGTTTCCAAACGAAGGAAACAGCTGCGTCCCACAATAGTTTGCTCGAAAACCAAGAACGTTGGATTAATTGCCGCATTGGAAAGCCGAGGAGTTTAGGCAATTTTTGTTATACACTGGTATTGTTGCTGGAATGTACGCTTAGGAATAAAAGGCCAAATAGTTATTGTTATGTACAAGAACACATCCCGATTGAAGTAGATTCTTTTGAACAAGATGCAGAaggtatttttattataggtAGGAGAATTTTAGATATTCGTAGCTTTTATAAAGCGCCTGTATCCTCTTTAGCTCTAGGTATTTGCTTAGCAAGTGGGAATATGGCACACGATTTAGAAAGATTTAAGGTTACTAATATGGTTAGGAAAGCGGTAGCGATGCCATATAAAAGCGAAATAGTGCTAGttccatatatacatttttcgtaGGGTTGTGACGATCTGTCGGTGCTCggatggccaggagtcgtctcagatatttatttgattccaGCAAAGACTGCTATGCTTAGTTAGTTACCACATCGTTGCCCGCCTCCTATGGCTCTGTCGTCTCCTTACCGCTGATCTTGCTCCGTTCCTGGTAGCTCCTTCTGGAGGTCTTGTCGTCGATCGCCGGCCGAACTGAATGACTTCTAGAAGGCTGGGGTGCGCCTTATATAGAGGTTTGGCGGAGGATAGTGTGCCCGCGTATCCCAACTGATTTAATGCTGTATTAGTGTGGCCGATCTATGTTGGGCCATTGTAACCCTTAGCGCGTGATCTTGGCGCGCGCGAGTTATGATGTATCCGCGGGGAATACGGGAGGTGCTGAATTTATTGGAAATGGTTGCCCACCAAAATTAATAGACCGTCTCGGTTGCTTTTCAAAATCAGAATGAATTATGCTTCTTTATTTGGTTCTTTAGAATGCAATGTGTTAGCCCTAAACTGCTTACTGGCTGTAAAGTGGAATTGGAGCGGATGCGACCGGCAACTTTGTTGGTGTGGTGTTTGTTGGTCTGGTGTTTGTTGATTCAGCACTCCGGGTCATCCGATCCGACGACTCTGCATTCCAAGTGGGTCGTCCAACTTATTCTCCGGGTCTCTCGCTCTCCGGTTGTCGAGGCGGCTTTGGTGGGGGACCGCCGAGGGTAGCTTCTGAGGcggtaactcctcccccccCAGTCTGAACTACCGACCATAGCGGGGCTATTGATGCTATAGTAGCCGCTA contains:
- the LOC122624252 gene encoding uncharacterized protein LOC122624252 isoform X2; the protein is MVPPTEGRKHQVTGDLRSHCRWRIGDVWPNLLQSQGARNLQHLSWTSVAGTPPVVNIEVPMWIPRSRHCGHFRVAGTTGSWCTVWRWSLPEFGQGTHRFKWIRYALRLPISCQPVLWFFLQLSGGSRTLSVPAPPSRFRVQNAISSRAAVSLQGPKSFCISASVLQESAGRS
- the LOC122624252 gene encoding uncharacterized protein LOC122624252 isoform X1, with the translated sequence MVPPTEGRKHQVTGDLRSHCRWRIGDVWPNLLQSQGARNLQHLSWTSVAGTPPVVNIEVPMWIPRSRHCGHFRVAGTTGSWCTVWRWSLPEFGQGTHRFKWIRYALRLPISCQPVLWFFLQLSGGSRTLSVPAPPSRFRVQNAISSRAAVSLQGPVVREFLIWKSRDERLIKMCKFV